A section of the Oncorhynchus gorbuscha isolate QuinsamMale2020 ecotype Even-year linkage group LG04, OgorEven_v1.0, whole genome shotgun sequence genome encodes:
- the LOC124034397 gene encoding aspartate beta-hydroxylase domain-containing protein 2-like — translation MEWSLERVREMVAGGMQSMRDCESSAFGTAMCLLLLFVWYCYRVGREHSSSPLRGGYSNEPSRVGGGGGALISTDGDGRAKGRPVSGVEEQNGFAYCQSTECFRCTNTGEGLNQRLYHSLQDYAKRYTWSGMGRVHKGVRDQGRYLTSRPTIQRPEVFFLPDLPSAPFFSRDAQKHDVELLERSFPALLAEFENIYHAPPVRAGSSLPPGWKANSTPHGQWWTFYLVNQGTPLALNARRCPRAWRVLGQLRTFIANNVFGNACFSVLTPGALITEHYGPTNVRLRCHLGLRVPSSCELVVGGEPQCWSEGSCLLFDDSFLHRAFHEGSPEDGPRVVFMVDLWHPNVAAAERQALDYIFTPGR, via the exons ATGGAGTGGTCACTAGAaagggtgagggagatggtggctGGAGGGATGCAGTCTATGAGGGACTGTGAGTCCAGTGCCTTTGGCACAGCCATGTGCCTGCTGCTGCTCTTTGTGTGGTACTGTTACAGGGTAGGTCGTGAGCACAGCTCCTCTCCCCTGCGTGGGGGGTACAGCAATGAGCCCAGTCGagtaggggggggtgggggggcctTGATCAGCACAGATGGGGATGGTAGGGCTAAAGGCAGGCCGGTGTCAGGGGTGGAGGAGCAGAACGGCTTTGCTTACTGCCAGTCCACCGAGTGTTTTCGCTGCACCAACACAGGGGAGGGTCTTAATCAGAGGCTGTACCACAGCTTGCAGGATTACGCCAAACGCTACACCTGGTCAGGCATGGGCAGGGTACACAAAGGGGTACGAGACCAGGGCCGCTACCTCACCAGCCGGCCCACCATCCAGAGGCCAGAGGTGTTCTTCCTTCCTGACCTGCCCTCAGCACCCTTCTTCTCCCGGGACGCACAGAAACACGACGTGGAGCTGCTGGAGAGGAGCTTCCCTGCTCTGCTGGCTGAGTTTGAGAACATCTACCACGCCCCCCCAGTGCGGGCTGGCTCCTCCCTGCCTCCAGGCTGGAAGGCCAACAGCACCCCCCATGGCCAGTGGTGGACCTTCTACCTGGTGAACCAGGGAACTCCGCTGGCCCTGAATGCCAGGAGGTGCCCCCGGGCCTGGAGGGTGCTGGGCCAGCTGCGCACCTTCATTGCCAACAACGTGTTTGGAAATGCCTGCTTCTCTGTGCTGACCCCCGGAGCCCTGATAACTGAGCATTACGGCCCAACCAACGTCAGGCTGCGCTGCCACCTGG GTCTTAGAGTGCCCTCTTCCTGTGAGCTGGTAGTTGGAGGGGAGCCGCAGTGCTGGTCTGAGGGGAGCTGTCTGCTGTTTGATGACTCCTTCCTCCACAGGGCCTTCcatgagg GCAGCCCAGAGGACGGTCCCAGAGTGGTCTTCATGGTGGACCTCTGGCACCCTAATGTGGCAGCTGCTGAGAGGCAGGCTCTGGACTACATCTTCACCCCTGGACGCTGA